From Camelina sativa cultivar DH55 chromosome 20, Cs, whole genome shotgun sequence, the proteins below share one genomic window:
- the LOC104772538 gene encoding uncharacterized protein LOC104772538, whose amino-acid sequence MLSFRMPSIGSQPTAFAAKITDNPKTVAQLKSAATPSPHSTVTCGYQAHVAGFFRNVTVLWSKNLMNHSLTVMVSSLDNDMNYCCKIDLVKPWQFWSKRGSKSFDVEGNFVEVFWDLRSAKLAGNGSPEPVSDYYVAVVSDEEVVLLLGDLKQKAYKRTKSRPALVEGFIYFKKESIFGKKTFSTRARFDEQRKEHEVVVESSNGAAEPEMWISVDGIVVVHVKNLQWKFRGNQMVLVDRTPVMVYYDVHDWLFATSETTATSGLFLFKPVAVGAMVDDCFSDAEEGDSGGGSSPLSRYNSASSGYGPLHDFCLFLYAWKLE is encoded by the coding sequence ATGTTATCATTCCGAATGCCATCTATCGGAAGCCAACCTACGGCATTTGCTGCAAAAATAACAGACAACCCAAAGACCGTGGCACAACTCAAGTCAGCTGCGACACCTTCGCCTCATAGCACTGTCACGTGCGGTTACCAAGCTCATGTGGCAGGGTTCTTTCGAAACGTCACCGTTTTATGGTCTAAGAATCTTATGAATCATTCCCTTACCGTCATGGTCTCGAGTTTGGACAATGACATGAATTATTGTTGTAAGATTGATCTTGTGAAGCCATGGCAGTTTTGGAGCAAGAGAGGGTCAAAGTCATTTGACGTTGAGGGAAACTTTGTGGAGGTCTTTTGGGATCTTCGGTCAGCAAAATTGGCTGGGAACGGTAGCCCCGAACCTGTGTCAGATTATTACGTGGCAGTAGTTTCTGATGAAGAGGTTGTTTTATTGTTGGGAGATTTAAAGCAAAAGGCGTACAAGCGGACGAAGTCAAGACCGGCATTGGTGGAAgggttcatatattttaaaaaggaaagCATTTTTGGGAAGAAAACGTTTTCGACTCGGGCTAGATTTGATGAGCAAAGAAAGGAACATGaagtggtggtggagagctCCAATGGAGCGGCAGAGCCAGAGATGTGGATAAGCGTGGACGGGATCGTGGTTGTGCACGTGAAGAATCTACAATGGAAATTTAGGGGAAATCAAATGGTGTTGGTGGACAGGACACCTGTGATGGTCTACTATGACGTTCATGATTGGTTGTTTGCAACTTCCGAGACTACGGCTACTTCAGGGTTGTTTTTGTTTAAGCCTGTTGCGGTTGGAGCGATGGTAGATGATTGTTTTAGCGATGCCGAGGAAGGCGATAGTGGAGGAGGGAGTAGTCCTTTAAGTCGTTACAATTCAGCATCAAGTGGTTATGGACCATTGCAtgacttttgtttgtttctttatgcTTGGAAACTTGAATGA